The following coding sequences lie in one Ostrinia nubilalis chromosome 2, ilOstNubi1.1, whole genome shotgun sequence genomic window:
- the LOC135080517 gene encoding serine/threonine-protein phosphatase 6 catalytic subunit, producing MSDVDKWIEIAKRCKYLPEDDLRELCNIVCDLLLEEPNVQPVQTPVTVCGDIHGQFYDLEELFHIGGQVPHTKYIFMGDYVDRGYYSLETLTLLMALKARYPDRIVLLRGNHETCQITKVYGFYDECLNKYGNANAWKDCCRVFDLLTVAALIDETVLCVHGGLSPEISMLDQIRCIDRNQQIPHKGAFCDLLWSDPADVKMWSVSPRGAGWLFGSFVTELFMDYNKLSLICRAHQLVNEGYKYMFDKRLVTVWSAPNYCYRCGNVASILEFKTVNDRNAKLFQAVPDSEREVPPQHTTPYFL from the exons atgagtGACGTAGATAAGTGGATTGAAATAGCTAAAAGGTGTAAATATTTACCCGAAGATGATTTACGGGAATTGTGCAACATCGTGTGCGATTTGCTGTTGGAAGAGCCCAATGTACAGCCGGTTCAGACTCCAGTCACCGTGTGTGGAGATATCCATGGCCAG ttctaTGACTTAGAAGAATTGTTTCACATAGGGGGACAAGTTCCACACACCAAGTACATATTCATGGGAGACTATGTCGATCGTGGTTATTACAGCTTAGAAACATTAACTTTGCTCATGGCACTCAAAGCCAGGTATCCAGATAG AATTGTTTTACTCAGAGGAAACCATGAAACTTGTCAAATAACAAAAGTATATGGTTTTTATGATGAATGCCTCAACAAATATGGAAATGCCAATGCTTGGAAGGACTGTTGTAGGGTGTTTGACCTTTTGACAGTGGCAGCT TTGATAGACGAAACAGTTTTATGTGTCCATGGAGGTCTATCACCAGAGATATCCATGTTAGACCAGATCCGATGCATAGACAGGAACCAGCAGATACCACATAAAGGAGCATTCTGTGATCTATTGTGGTCTGACCCTGCTGATGTTAAGATGTG GTCAGTGAGTCCTAGAGGAGCTGGGTGGTTATTTGGAAGCTTTGTCACAGAACTTTTCATGGATTACAATAAATTGTCATTGATTTGCAGAGCACATCAACTAGTGAATGAAG ggtACAAATATATGTTTGATAAACGATTAGTCACAGTCTGGTCAGCACCCAACTATTGCTACCGCTGTGGCAATGTGGCTTCCATCCTGGAGTTCAAAACTGTAAATGACAGAAATGCCAAACTATTTCAAGCCGTTCCTGACAGTGAAAGAGAAGTGCCTCCACAACATACCACTCCATATTTTCTCTAA